A genomic segment from Syntrophales bacterium encodes:
- a CDS encoding metalloregulator ArsR/SmtB family transcription factor: MITFCEAELRVKLVKAMAHPVRLMVIEFLQGRECSFSEIFKLFQFDKSTISKHLLVLKESGVISSRKTGRKMIYKLEVPCAADFFRCANVVIKDRVNKQLQCL, translated from the coding sequence ATGATAACCTTCTGCGAAGCGGAATTAAGGGTAAAACTTGTCAAGGCAATGGCCCATCCAGTGCGTCTGATGGTCATCGAATTTCTCCAGGGCAGAGAGTGCTCCTTTTCAGAAATATTCAAACTGTTTCAATTCGATAAATCCACAATCTCCAAACACCTGCTCGTTCTTAAAGAATCAGGGGTCATTTCTTCACGGAAAACCGGGAGGAAAATGATCTATAAACTCGAAGTGCCGTGTGCTGCGGATTTCTTCAGGTGCGCCAATGTTGTCATTAAAGACAGAGTAAATAAGCAATTGCAATGTCTGTAA